The Candidatus Sulfotelmatobacter sp. DNA segment CATGTTGCCCGAGGGTCCGTCGATCGGCAGACCCGCGCCGATCGCGGCCGCCATCGGCTCTTCGATGATGTCGACCGACTTGGCGCCGGCCAGCTTGGCGGCGTCGCGCACCGCGCGCTCTTCGACCGAGGTGATCTCGGCGGGCACGCAGATGACGACCGAGGGCTTGGGACGGAACAGCATGGAGAGAAAGGAGCGCTGCCGCGTGACCTTCTTGATGAAGTAGCCGAGCATGGCTTCGGTGACTTCGAAGTCGGCGATGACGCCGTCGCGCAGCGGACGGATGGCCTGGATGTTGCTCGGTGTCTTGCCGAGCATCTGCCGCGCCTCCTCACCGACTGCGAGCGTCTTGTTGGTGCGCACGTCTTTGGCGACGACGGACGGCTCCCGTAAGACGATGCCTTTCCCCTTGACGTAGACGAGGACGTTGGCGGTACCCAGATCGATCCCGATGTCGATGACACGAACTCCCGGACTGCACCGGCCGCACACACGCGGTCCGGCGTCGTTTGATTACAATGAAGCGGCCTCCGGGCTTTCGGCCCCGGCCTGGGGATTCCTCAGCGGCGACGCCTAGAGGAAGCGAGCGGCTGGCGAATTCGGCGTCAGACGCTGGGGTATTCGGCGGTCTCGAAGACGCCGGCGGGCTCGGCGAAGGGGATGATGCCGCTGGCGCGCTGGACCTGGCCGCCCAACGACGAGAGCATCTCCTCGAGCCGCTCGTAGCCGCGGTCGATGTACTCCAGACCGATGATCTCGGTCTCGCCCAAGCCGGCTAGGCCCGCCAGCACCAGCGCGGCGCCGGCGCGGATGTCGGGCGCTTCGACCGGCGCGCCGGAGAGCTGGTTCACGCCTTTGACCAGCGCGGTGTTGTTGTCCATCGCGACGCGCACGTCGGCGCCCATGCGCACCAGCTCGTTGACGTACGAGAAGCGCGCGTTGAAGATCGACTCCTCGACGACGCTCACGCCGGGCGTCGTGCACAGGAAGGTCAGCATCTGCGGCTGCAGGTCGGTCGGGAAGCCAGGATGCGGCGCGGTGACGACGTCGGTCCCGCCTTTGATCTTGGTTCCCTGCGCGCGCACCCAGTCGTCGCCCGAGGTGACGGTCACGCCGCACTCGCCCAGCGCGAACTGCAGCGCGGCCAGATCGTCGGGCTTGGTCTGACGCACGGTGACGTCGCCGCGGGTGATCGCGCCGGCCAACAGCAGCGTGCCGGTCGTGATGCGGTCGGGGATGATCTCGTACTCGACGCCGTGCAGCTCGCGCACGCCGGTGATGCGCAGCGTGTCGCCGCCGGCGCCGTGGATCTTGGCGCCCATCGCGATCAGGAAGTTGGCCAGGTCGACGACCTCGGGCTCCATCGCCGCGTTGCGCACGATCGTGTCGCCGTCGGCCGTGACCGCCGCCAGCATCGCGTTCTTGGTCGCGCCGACGGACGGCATGCGGAACTCGATCTCGCCGCCGCGCAGCCGTCCGCCGCGCGCGCTGGCGATCAGGTAGCCGTGGGCGACCGAGACCTCGGCGTCGAGCGCGCGGAAGGCCTGCTCGTGCAAGTCGGTCGCGCGCGTCCCCAAGACGCAGCCGCCGGGCAGCGGTACCTCGGCGCGGCCGAAGCGCCCCAGCAGCGGCCCGCACAAGTCGAACGAGGCGGCCAGCTTGCGGACCAGCGTGTAGGGGGCGCGGAACTTGTTGACGTTCGAGGCGTCGATCGTCAGCGTGTTGCGCTGCTCCATCGAGAGCCGCGCACCCAGCGCCTCGAGCAGCGACCACATCACCGAGACGTCGGTGATGCGCGGCACGCGGTGCAGGGTGACCTTCCCGCGCGCCAACAGCGCCGCGGCCATGATCGGCAGCGCCGCGTTCTTGGCGCCTTGCACCTCGACGCTGCCTTCGAGCCGGGCGCCGCCGACGACGCGCAGGGTGGTATCGAGACGATCGAGCACGTTCATGCGACACTCCATCCGACGAGGGGAACCAAGGCGAGGGTTTCGCCCTCGTGGAGTCCGCCGGTGAACGTGGCCTGTAAACCGCCGTCGATCCCGACGCCGATCTGGACGGTGAAGGCCCGCGTCCCGCCGACTTCGCGCAGCCGCGCGCGCGCACTCTCCGCCTTACCCGCGTAGCAGCCGCCGTCGACGTCCGCGAACCGGATGCTGCCGTCGGCGTAGAAGCCGAAGACGAACGCGTCGGCGCCGGTCCCGCGGGCCAGCTGCGCGGTCGGGTCGGCCGCCTCGGCGATGAAGCCCGGCACCCGGTCGGGCGCGGCGGTGGACGCGGCCGGCACGGATTCCTCGGCGACCGGTTCCGGCGTCCCCGGGCGTTCCGGCGGCGGTCCGAACAAGGGCACGTTCGGCGGAGGCGGGGGCGCCGGCACGGGGCTCGGCGCCGGCGGCGGCGGTTCGGGGCCGGCGCTCGCCTCGGGCGGCGGCGACGGGGGCGTCTCGTCGGCAACGTGCGGCGCGCGCGCACGCGCGGGCACGCCCGAACGTCCGATGGCGTACACCACCAGCACCAGCACCGCCAACGGGAGGCACGCTGCGAGGATCCAGACCCACGGCGGTATGCGGCGCTTCATCCGCTGACCGGATTCGTCGTCGTCCCCGATGGTTCTTCGGGCTTCTCGGCGTAGACGGCCAAGCCTAGCGCCACCTTGCGAAGGGGGAAACGACGACCGTGCAACGCAGCATCATCGCACCCGCCGAGCGCGTCACCAACCTGCGATGGGGCATCGGGCTCCTGCTCGGTTTCGGCGTTCTGGTCAATTACATCGACCGCAGCGCGCTCAGCGTCGCGCAGCCGTCGTTGCAGACCGACCTCGGATTGACCAAGGCCGACTTCGGCTTGCTCAGCGGTGCATTCTTCTGGATCTACGCGCTGGCGCAGGTTCCGATCGGATATCTGCTCGACCGGTTCGGCGTCAAGAACCTCTCGCGGATCGGCGCGTTCTTGTGGAGCTGCGCGTCGGTGCTGACCGCGATCGCGCCCAACTTCGGTTCGATCTTCGCCGCGCGCTCGTTCCTGGGTATCGCCGAAGCGCCGACCTTCCCCGCCAACGCGAAGGCCGTCGGCTATTGGTTCCCGCGCAGCGAGCGGGGTCTGGCGACCTCGCTGTTCGACGCCGCGGCGAAGCTCTCGAGCGGCATCGGCGTCTTGTTCGCCGCGTACCTGCTGGTGCGGTTCGGCTGGCGCGGGATGTTCTGGTCGACCGCGATCCTCAGCTTCGTCTTCTTCCTGCTGTTCTACGTCTTCTACCGCAACCCGAGCGAAGACAAGCGGCTCACGCACGCCGAGGCGGAGTACATTCGCGAAGGCGGCGGCGAGCCGGAGAATCCGCCGACGACCGCCGCCGGCAAGCCGGCCAGTCTCGCATACTTGCTGGCGCAGCCGAAGGTGTGGGGGCTGACGATCGGCTTCACCGCGTACGACTATCTGTTCGGCTTCCTGCTGACGTGGCTGCCCGGCTATCTGACCTCGACGTTCAAGGTCAACATCATCAGCGCGGGCCTGGACGCGCTGCTGGTGTGGGGAACGGCGACGCTGACCGACCTGATCGTCGGCGGCTGGCTCGTCGACTATCTGATTCAGCGCGGCTACGATGCGAACCGCGTGCGCAAGACCGTGCTGATCGCCGGACTCATCATCGGCTTCGCCGTCATCGGCGCGGCCTACACGACCGACATCCGCGTCGCGCTGTTCTGGATCACCTTGGCGACCGCCGGCATCGCGTTCCACGCGCCGGTCGCGTGGTCGATGCCGGGCCTGATCGCGCCGCGCAACTCGACCGGCCAGGTCGGGGGCATCATGAACCTGTTCGGCAACCTGGGCAGCTTCGCGGCGCCGGTCGCGACCGGGTTCATCGTGCAGGCGACGGGCTCGTTCAGCATCGCGCTGGTGACCGCCGCCGTCATCCTGATCGTCGGCATCGCCTCGTACGTCTGGCTGCTGGGCCGCATCGAACCGATCCCCGAGCCCGCATAGTCGATGCGCGCCTCGCCGCCCGCGGTCGTCGGGATCGACCTGGGCACCTCCGCGGTGAAGGTTCTCGCCGTCACCGCGGAGGGCAAAGAGGTCGCGAGCGGCTCGGAGTTCTACGGGCTCGAAGCGCCGCAGCCCGACTTCGTCGAGCAGGACGCCGACACGGTCTATCGCGCGACGATGCGCGTGCTGGCGCGCGTGCTGGCCGACGTGCGCATGCGCGGCAACGAGGTCGCCGCCATCGGCTTCTCGAGCGCGATGCACGGCGTGCTGTGCGTCGACGAGGGCGGCGAGCCGATCTCGCGCGCGATCACCTGGCTCGACCGGCGCGCGCACGCGATCGCCGACGCGTGGCGCGCCGACGGTACGGCGGCCGCGCTCTACGCGCGCACCGGCGCGCCGATGCACCCGATGCTCCCCATCGCCAAGCTCCGTTGGCTGGCCGAGCACGATCCGCAGCTGGTCGCGCGCACGCGCCGCTTCGTCGGACTCAAGGAGCTGGTCGTCTTTCGCTGGACCGGCGAGTGGCTGGTCGACCACGGCATCGCCTCGGCGACCGGGATGTTCGACGCGCGTGCTCGCGGGTGGGATCCGCCGGCGCTGGCGCTCGCGCACGTCGACGCCGACCACCTCTCGACGCCCGCGCCGCCGTCGACGGCGCTGCGCGCGTTTCGGCCCACCGTCGCGCGCGAGCTGGGCTTGGGCGGTGACGCCGCCGTCGTGCTGGCGTCGGCCGACGGACCGCTGGCGAACATCGGCGTGGGCGCCTACGGGGCGGGCAACGTCGCGCTCACGCTCGGCACGTCGGGCGCCGTGCGCGTGCTGGCCGACCAGCCGCTGCTGGACGCGCAGGGGCGCACCTTCTGCTACTGCGCCGACGACACGCGCTACGTCGTCGGCGGTCCGACCAGCGCGGCGGGCGCATCGCTCGACTGGATCTTCGCGCTGCTGCTGGCCGAGGTCGCGAAGGACGAGCGGTTCGCGCACGCCGTCGAGCTGGCCGAACAGATCGCGCCGGGTGCCGGCGGCGTCACCGTGCTGCCGTTCTTCGGCGGCGAGCGCGCGCCGTATTGGAACAGCGAGCTGCGCGGCTCGTTCGAGGGGCTCGACCTCTCGCACGACCGCCGCGCGATCCTGCGCGCCGGATTCGAAGGCGTCGTCTACGGCGTCTACTCGGTCTATCAGGTGCTGCGCGAGCTGGTCGGCGCCGCGCAGCGGCTGCTGCTCAGCGGCGGGCTGACGAAAGCACCGCTGGTGCGTCACCTGCTGGCCGACGTGTTCGGC contains these protein-coding regions:
- a CDS encoding MFS transporter translates to MQRSIIAPAERVTNLRWGIGLLLGFGVLVNYIDRSALSVAQPSLQTDLGLTKADFGLLSGAFFWIYALAQVPIGYLLDRFGVKNLSRIGAFLWSCASVLTAIAPNFGSIFAARSFLGIAEAPTFPANAKAVGYWFPRSERGLATSLFDAAAKLSSGIGVLFAAYLLVRFGWRGMFWSTAILSFVFFLLFYVFYRNPSEDKRLTHAEAEYIREGGGEPENPPTTAAGKPASLAYLLAQPKVWGLTIGFTAYDYLFGFLLTWLPGYLTSTFKVNIISAGLDALLVWGTATLTDLIVGGWLVDYLIQRGYDANRVRKTVLIAGLIIGFAVIGAAYTTDIRVALFWITLATAGIAFHAPVAWSMPGLIAPRNSTGQVGGIMNLFGNLGSFAAPVATGFIVQATGSFSIALVTAAVILIVGIASYVWLLGRIEPIPEPA
- a CDS encoding gluconokinase; the encoded protein is MRASPPAVVGIDLGTSAVKVLAVTAEGKEVASGSEFYGLEAPQPDFVEQDADTVYRATMRVLARVLADVRMRGNEVAAIGFSSAMHGVLCVDEGGEPISRAITWLDRRAHAIADAWRADGTAAALYARTGAPMHPMLPIAKLRWLAEHDPQLVARTRRFVGLKELVVFRWTGEWLVDHGIASATGMFDARARGWDPPALALAHVDADHLSTPAPPSTALRAFRPTVARELGLGGDAAVVLASADGPLANIGVGAYGAGNVALTLGTSGAVRVLADQPLLDAQGRTFCYCADDTRYVVGGPTSAAGASLDWIFALLLAEVAKDERFAHAVELAEQIAPGAGGVTVLPFFGGERAPYWNSELRGSFEGLDLSHDRRAILRAGFEGVVYGVYSVYQVLRELVGAAQRLLLSGGLTKAPLVRHLLADVFGVAAVQPHQQEASAFGAALLAAQAVALIGDAGATARAVGYDEPTAPNADLAATYADAFDRYHTLAATHLERLERQHRP
- the murA gene encoding UDP-N-acetylglucosamine 1-carboxyvinyltransferase; the protein is MNVLDRLDTTLRVVGGARLEGSVEVQGAKNAALPIMAAALLARGKVTLHRVPRITDVSVMWSLLEALGARLSMEQRNTLTIDASNVNKFRAPYTLVRKLAASFDLCGPLLGRFGRAEVPLPGGCVLGTRATDLHEQAFRALDAEVSVAHGYLIASARGGRLRGGEIEFRMPSVGATKNAMLAAVTADGDTIVRNAAMEPEVVDLANFLIAMGAKIHGAGGDTLRITGVRELHGVEYEIIPDRITTGTLLLAGAITRGDVTVRQTKPDDLAALQFALGECGVTVTSGDDWVRAQGTKIKGGTDVVTAPHPGFPTDLQPQMLTFLCTTPGVSVVEESIFNARFSYVNELVRMGADVRVAMDNNTALVKGVNQLSGAPVEAPDIRAGAALVLAGLAGLGETEIIGLEYIDRGYERLEEMLSSLGGQVQRASGIIPFAEPAGVFETAEYPSV